Proteins co-encoded in one Klebsiella michiganensis genomic window:
- a CDS encoding glutaminase (catalyzes the formation of glutamate from glutamine) produces the protein MPVQLNNELLEEILDQVRPLLGKGKVADYIPALEEVSGNKLGIAICTVDGEFFSAGDAAERFSIQSISKVLSLTLAMGRYDEDEIWQRVGKEPSGQPFNSLLQLELEQGKPRNPFINAGALVVCDMLQTRLSAPKQRMLEVVRALSGADDLVYNTRVARSEFEHSARNAAIAWLMKSFGNFENDVIPVLQTYFHYCALEMSCLELAKTFLFLARQGRALHIDEPVISAQHARQINALMITSGMYDGAGEFAYRVGLPGKSGVGGGIIANVPNEMSIAVWCPELDASGNSLAGTAALEILSQRIGRSIF, from the coding sequence GTGCCGGTTCAATTAAACAATGAGTTACTGGAAGAGATCCTCGACCAGGTTCGTCCTTTGCTGGGTAAGGGGAAGGTCGCGGACTATATCCCGGCCCTGGAAGAGGTTTCCGGCAATAAACTCGGGATCGCTATTTGTACCGTTGACGGTGAATTTTTCAGCGCCGGGGATGCGGCAGAGCGTTTTTCTATTCAGTCGATCTCTAAAGTGCTGAGCCTGACGCTGGCGATGGGCCGCTATGATGAAGATGAAATCTGGCAGCGCGTCGGCAAAGAGCCATCCGGCCAGCCGTTTAACTCTCTTTTGCAGCTTGAGCTTGAACAGGGCAAACCCCGCAATCCGTTTATTAATGCCGGTGCGCTGGTGGTGTGTGACATGCTGCAAACCCGCCTCAGCGCGCCCAAACAGCGTATGCTGGAAGTCGTGCGTGCGCTCTCCGGTGCCGATGATTTAGTCTATAACACGCGCGTGGCGCGGTCTGAATTTGAGCATTCGGCACGTAATGCCGCGATTGCCTGGCTGATGAAGTCATTTGGTAATTTTGAGAATGATGTCATTCCCGTGCTGCAAACCTATTTCCATTATTGTGCGCTGGAAATGAGTTGCCTGGAGTTGGCCAAAACGTTTTTATTTCTCGCCAGGCAGGGACGGGCTCTGCACATTGATGAGCCGGTGATCTCCGCCCAGCACGCGCGGCAGATTAATGCGCTGATGATCACCAGCGGCATGTATGACGGTGCCGGGGAATTTGCCTATCGCGTTGGTTTGCCAGGGAAGTCTGGGGTGGGCGGCGGAATTATCGCCAACGTACCGAATGAGATGTCTATTGCCGTGTGGTGCCCGGAGCTGGATGCTTCCGGTAACTCACTGGCCGGGACGGCAGCGCTGGAAATTCTTTCTCAGCGCATCGGGCGCTCTATTTTTTAA
- a CDS encoding arabinose transporter, which translates to MTIATVSRKTAWLRVVTLAVAAFIFNTTEFVPVGLLSDIAQSFGMETAQVGIMLTIYAWVVALMSLPFMLMTSQVERRRLLISIFLLFIASHVLSFLAWNFTVLVISRIGIAFAHAIFWSITASLAIRMAPAGKKAQALSLLATGTALAMVLGLPIGRIVGQYFGWRTTFFVIGVVAAITLFCLIKLLPKLPSEHSGSLSSVPKLFRRPALVNIYALIAIVVTAHYTAYSYIEPFVQQIAGLSANFATLLLLLFGGAGIIGSVLFGKWGNKHASGLVSGAIALMAACLVLLLPAAQGELTLAGLSLFWGISIMIVALGMQVKVLALAPDATDVAMSLFSGIFNIGIGAGALLGNQVSLHISMSDIGFIGAIPAIIALVWSILVFRRWPVALEEHPQATH; encoded by the coding sequence ATGACAATCGCTACCGTTTCTCGCAAAACGGCGTGGCTGCGGGTCGTCACTCTCGCCGTTGCCGCGTTTATCTTTAACACTACCGAATTTGTGCCCGTCGGTCTGCTGTCCGACATCGCGCAAAGTTTTGGCATGGAAACCGCGCAGGTCGGGATCATGCTCACTATCTATGCCTGGGTGGTGGCCCTGATGTCGCTGCCCTTTATGCTGATGACAAGCCAGGTTGAGCGCCGCCGCCTGCTGATTAGCATTTTCCTGCTGTTTATCGCCAGCCATGTGCTGTCGTTCCTCGCCTGGAACTTCACCGTGCTGGTGATAAGCCGCATCGGGATTGCTTTCGCCCATGCCATTTTTTGGTCTATTACCGCCTCACTGGCCATTCGCATGGCCCCGGCGGGCAAAAAAGCGCAGGCGCTGAGCTTGCTCGCTACCGGCACGGCGCTGGCGATGGTGCTGGGCTTACCCATCGGCCGCATCGTCGGGCAGTATTTCGGCTGGCGAACGACCTTCTTCGTCATTGGCGTGGTGGCAGCGATAACGCTGTTCTGCCTGATAAAACTGCTGCCTAAACTGCCCAGCGAACATTCTGGCTCGCTATCCAGCGTCCCTAAACTGTTCCGCCGTCCGGCGCTGGTCAATATTTATGCTTTAATCGCGATAGTGGTGACCGCGCACTACACCGCCTACAGTTACATCGAACCTTTCGTCCAGCAGATTGCCGGGCTTAGCGCTAATTTCGCCACCCTGCTTTTACTGCTGTTTGGCGGCGCGGGCATTATCGGCAGCGTGCTGTTTGGCAAATGGGGAAATAAACATGCTTCGGGACTGGTTTCCGGCGCGATTGCGCTGATGGCAGCTTGCCTTGTGCTCCTGCTCCCTGCCGCGCAAGGCGAACTCACCCTTGCCGGGCTCAGCCTGTTCTGGGGCATTTCGATCATGATAGTTGCCCTGGGTATGCAGGTGAAAGTGCTGGCCCTGGCACCGGACGCTACCGACGTGGCGATGTCGCTATTCTCCGGGATCTTTAATATAGGCATCGGCGCAGGTGCGCTGCTGGGTAACCAGGTCAGCCTGCATATTTCCATGTCAGATATCGGCTTTATCGGCGCTATTCCGGCGATTATCGCGCTGGTCTGGTCGATTCTGGTGTTCCGCCGCTGGCCGGTGGCGCTGGAAGAACACCCCCAAGCCACGCATTAA
- a CDS encoding chemotaxis protein, which yields MNISQIFRRLNPFRLFARRPREFGLLSGVVGVIALFSVLQILSTVSLSNILHETRQSVLENSQLHQQQVVMEKARTSLLMTSDLLNRAGVYFMQDKETGSVGSWNSLVDEADASLKVSRQNFAAWQQLHPAGSESLANSYQLFFGGLKEQLEGMQKKASIDAFFEVPIQAFQSDFNEQYARYQAEGEKQTVQASHTLLHSLSQAQTLFIIALGILLGVAIAVWLGVARWVIRPLRSLIEHLHILAAGDLSRLPAERKLVNREVKQLHGSVLEMQQGIQQLVLEVRESSAILLSNIGQLAEGNTELSNHSSRQEQELEKVTLHITELESRVQENSQYAIQANQRADEAREMVAGGDQMMHTVNMSMQDIVTRSSEMRGIVAMIDNVAFQTNILALNAAIEAAHAGNQGRGFAVVAREVGLLAKQSSQSTRNIQSLINNSLQGIEQGSEAVSELEAQLKKVIALVTRLSGLLNEISSASVDQGASVHHVTTRITTLNQAVSQTGLLIKASATTSKRLLDESQRLEKAVARFQMTA from the coding sequence ATGAACATAAGTCAAATTTTTCGCCGTTTAAATCCCTTCAGACTTTTTGCCCGTCGCCCCCGCGAGTTCGGGCTACTGAGCGGGGTGGTTGGCGTGATCGCACTCTTTTCCGTGCTGCAAATTCTCTCCACCGTGTCCCTCTCCAACATTCTGCATGAAACCCGTCAGAGCGTGCTTGAAAATAGCCAGCTTCACCAGCAGCAGGTTGTTATGGAGAAGGCGAGAACCTCGCTGCTGATGACCAGCGACCTGCTGAACCGGGCGGGCGTATATTTTATGCAGGACAAAGAAACCGGCTCGGTCGGCAGCTGGAACAGCCTGGTGGATGAAGCCGACGCTTCGCTGAAGGTTTCCCGGCAGAACTTTGCCGCCTGGCAGCAGCTTCACCCGGCGGGCAGTGAGAGTCTGGCTAACAGTTATCAGTTGTTCTTTGGGGGATTAAAAGAACAGCTGGAAGGGATGCAAAAAAAGGCGTCCATCGATGCTTTCTTTGAAGTGCCGATCCAGGCATTTCAGTCCGATTTCAACGAGCAGTACGCGCGATATCAGGCCGAAGGCGAGAAACAAACCGTTCAGGCCAGCCACACTCTGCTGCATAGCCTGAGTCAGGCCCAAACGTTGTTTATTATCGCGCTGGGTATTTTGCTGGGGGTGGCGATTGCAGTCTGGCTGGGAGTGGCCCGCTGGGTGATTCGTCCTCTGCGTAGTCTTATCGAGCATTTGCACATTCTGGCCGCCGGCGATCTGTCCCGGCTACCCGCTGAACGAAAACTGGTTAACCGCGAAGTGAAACAGCTTCACGGCAGCGTGCTGGAGATGCAGCAGGGTATCCAGCAGCTTGTGCTTGAGGTGCGGGAGTCTTCCGCCATTTTGCTAAGCAACATTGGCCAGCTTGCTGAAGGGAATACCGAGCTGTCTAACCACTCCTCCCGGCAGGAGCAGGAGCTGGAGAAAGTTACCCTGCATATCACCGAGCTGGAGTCCCGCGTTCAGGAAAACAGCCAGTATGCTATCCAGGCGAACCAGCGCGCGGACGAAGCCCGTGAAATGGTGGCCGGGGGGGATCAGATGATGCACACGGTGAATATGTCGATGCAGGATATTGTGACCCGTTCCTCAGAGATGCGCGGCATCGTGGCGATGATTGATAACGTTGCCTTCCAGACCAATATCCTGGCCCTGAACGCCGCCATTGAAGCCGCTCATGCGGGTAATCAGGGAAGAGGATTTGCCGTGGTGGCTCGTGAAGTTGGTCTGCTGGCGAAACAGAGCAGCCAGTCAACCAGAAACATTCAGTCGTTGATCAACAACTCTCTGCAGGGCATTGAGCAGGGCAGCGAAGCGGTGTCAGAGCTGGAGGCGCAGTTGAAAAAGGTGATTGCCCTGGTGACCCGTTTAAGCGGGCTGTTGAATGAAATTTCCAGTGCCTCCGTGGACCAGGGCGCTAGCGTGCATCACGTTACCACACGGATCACCACGCTTAACCAGGCGGTGAGCCAGACTGGGCTGCTGATTAAAGCGTCGGCCACCACCTCTAAACGTTTACTGGATGAGTCTCAACGTCTTGAAAAAGCAGTAGCTCGCTTTCAAATGACGGCTTGA
- a CDS encoding isomerase — protein MQAIDFYMVDAFADTTFGGNAAAVCPLSEWLPDEVLLKMSQQHNQSETAFFVTTDEGFELRWFTTQGEINLCGHATLAASHVIFEHLDHPEAVIHFSTRFVGPLTVTRSGEWLTLDFPAWETQPIAPLPELLATLGISECKEMRVGRDYIVVLESQAQVEAIQPDINAMIPLEKMVCITAAGEGEYDFVSRFFCPGEAVPEDPVTGSTHSMLIPYWADKLNKTHLLARQVSYRGGDLRCQYKGDRVLIGGKAVTYLVGKVLLR, from the coding sequence ATGCAAGCAATTGACTTTTATATGGTAGACGCCTTTGCAGACACAACGTTTGGCGGCAACGCTGCGGCGGTTTGCCCGCTCAGCGAATGGTTGCCTGACGAAGTGCTGCTGAAAATGTCACAGCAGCATAATCAGTCGGAAACGGCTTTTTTCGTTACCACGGATGAGGGCTTTGAGCTGCGCTGGTTCACGACCCAGGGGGAGATCAACCTTTGCGGACACGCTACGCTGGCGGCTTCCCACGTTATTTTCGAGCATCTGGATCACCCGGAGGCGGTAATCCATTTCAGCACGCGTTTTGTCGGCCCGCTGACGGTAACGCGTAGCGGCGAGTGGCTGACGCTGGATTTCCCGGCCTGGGAAACTCAGCCGATTGCGCCGCTGCCGGAACTCCTGGCGACGCTTGGCATCAGCGAGTGCAAAGAGATGCGCGTAGGGCGTGATTATATCGTGGTACTGGAAAGCCAGGCACAGGTTGAGGCGATACAGCCCGATATCAACGCCATGATCCCGCTGGAAAAAATGGTCTGCATTACCGCAGCGGGTGAAGGCGAATATGATTTTGTCAGCCGCTTCTTCTGCCCGGGCGAAGCGGTGCCGGAAGATCCCGTCACCGGCTCCACTCACAGCATGCTGATCCCTTACTGGGCGGATAAGCTGAATAAAACGCACCTGCTGGCGCGACAGGTCTCGTATCGCGGCGGCGATCTGCGCTGCCAGTACAAAGGTGACCGGGTGTTGATTGGCGGCAAGGCCGTGACCTATCTGGTGGGCAAAGTGCTGTTGCGCTAA
- a CDS encoding succinate dehydrogenase, translated as MQSVTGQTHAISRNPATGERIAVYPFESAAQIDAALARNQQAFHAWRVTPLSERAQKLRDLGAAVRKHGEAMAQMITAEMGKPILQARAEVAKSANLCDWYAEHGPAMLGPEATQVENNKAVIEYRPLGPILAVMPWNFPLWQVLRGAVPILLAGNSYILKHAPNVMGCAELIRQMFVDAGFLPALFELLNVTPEGVSQAINDSRVAAVTVTGSGRAGAAIGAQAGAALKKCVLELGGSDPFIVLNDADLDEAVKAAVAGRFQNTGQVCAAAKRFIVEAGIAAAFTDRFIAELKSYEVGSPVEEANRLGPMARYDLRDELHEQVTMSLKQGAKLLTGGDKLPGEGNYYAPTVLTNVTPDMAAFRQELFGPVAAITVARDSNHALELANDSDYGLSATVYTANEQLALEMASRLECGGVFINGYSASDPRVAFGGVKKSGFGRELSHFGLHEFCNIQTVWKDRR; from the coding sequence ATGCAATCAGTAACCGGGCAAACCCACGCCATTTCACGCAATCCCGCTACCGGTGAGCGCATTGCGGTTTATCCTTTCGAGAGCGCAGCCCAGATTGATGCCGCGCTGGCCCGTAACCAGCAGGCGTTTCACGCCTGGCGCGTTACCCCGCTCAGCGAACGTGCACAAAAGCTCCGTGATTTAGGGGCGGCGGTGCGCAAGCACGGCGAAGCGATGGCGCAAATGATTACCGCTGAAATGGGCAAACCCATTTTGCAGGCGCGTGCTGAAGTGGCGAAATCCGCGAACCTCTGCGACTGGTATGCCGAGCACGGCCCGGCCATGTTAGGTCCGGAAGCTACTCAGGTTGAAAACAACAAAGCCGTTATTGAATACCGCCCGCTGGGGCCGATTCTGGCGGTAATGCCCTGGAACTTCCCGCTTTGGCAGGTGCTGCGCGGGGCGGTGCCGATTCTGCTGGCCGGCAACAGCTATATTCTGAAACATGCGCCGAACGTGATGGGCTGCGCCGAACTTATTCGCCAGATGTTTGTTGACGCGGGCTTCCTGCCCGCATTGTTCGAGCTGCTGAACGTCACGCCGGAAGGGGTTAGTCAGGCGATTAACGACTCCCGCGTGGCCGCCGTAACCGTGACCGGCAGCGGCAGAGCCGGGGCGGCGATTGGGGCTCAGGCCGGGGCAGCGTTGAAAAAATGCGTGCTGGAACTGGGCGGCTCGGATCCGTTCATCGTGCTTAATGATGCCGACCTCGATGAAGCCGTGAAGGCCGCGGTGGCCGGGCGCTTCCAGAACACCGGGCAGGTTTGTGCCGCCGCGAAACGCTTCATCGTGGAAGCCGGGATCGCCGCAGCCTTTACCGACCGCTTTATTGCCGAGCTGAAAAGCTACGAGGTTGGTTCCCCGGTGGAAGAAGCTAACCGCCTCGGGCCGATGGCGCGCTACGATCTGCGTGATGAGCTGCATGAGCAAGTGACAATGTCACTTAAACAGGGCGCAAAACTGCTGACTGGCGGGGATAAGCTGCCCGGCGAGGGCAACTACTACGCGCCGACCGTGCTCACCAATGTGACGCCAGATATGGCCGCGTTCCGCCAGGAGCTGTTCGGCCCGGTGGCCGCGATTACCGTCGCTCGCGACAGCAATCATGCCCTTGAGCTGGCAAACGACAGCGATTATGGGCTATCTGCGACGGTTTATACCGCCAATGAACAGCTTGCGCTGGAGATGGCGTCCCGCCTCGAATGCGGCGGCGTGTTTATCAACGGTTATAGCGCCAGCGACCCTCGAGTGGCGTTTGGCGGGGTGAAAAAGAGCGGGTTTGGCCGCGAACTTTCCCACTTCGGGCTGCACGAGTTCTGTAATATTCAGACCGTATGGAAGGACCGACGCTAG
- a CDS encoding LysR family transcriptional regulator, whose translation MDLTQLEMFNAVAETGSISAAAQQVHRVPSNLTTRIKQLEADLGVALFIRENQRLKLSPSGHSFLAYSKRILALVDEARMVVSGDEPQGPLALGSLESTAAVRIPGLLANFNQRYPKIHLSLTTGPSGDQIDGVLEGRLAAAFVDGPVLHPSLEGVAVYREEMTIVAPADHAPIHSGSDVNGASIYAFRANCSYRRHFESWFHDSRAMPGKIHEMESYHGMLACVIAGAGLALMPRSMLESMPGSHQISTWPLPDDKRYLDTWLLWRRDAKTRQLDAFISLLEAP comes from the coding sequence ATGGATCTCACTCAGCTGGAAATGTTCAACGCCGTTGCGGAAACTGGCAGCATCAGCGCCGCCGCGCAGCAGGTACACCGCGTCCCGTCCAATCTCACGACCCGAATCAAGCAGCTGGAGGCTGACTTAGGCGTGGCGCTGTTCATTCGTGAGAACCAGCGGCTGAAGCTCTCCCCGTCCGGCCACAGCTTCCTGGCCTACAGTAAACGCATCCTGGCGCTGGTAGATGAGGCGCGCATGGTGGTGTCCGGGGATGAACCTCAGGGGCCGCTGGCGCTGGGATCGCTGGAAAGTACGGCGGCGGTGCGCATTCCCGGCCTGCTGGCGAACTTTAACCAGCGTTATCCCAAAATCCACCTTTCCCTTACCACCGGGCCTTCCGGTGACCAGATTGACGGCGTGCTCGAAGGCCGCCTCGCCGCTGCCTTTGTTGACGGGCCGGTGCTGCATCCTTCTCTGGAAGGCGTGGCGGTGTACCGTGAAGAGATGACCATTGTCGCGCCTGCCGACCATGCCCCCATTCACAGCGGGTCGGACGTTAACGGCGCGAGTATTTACGCTTTCCGGGCAAACTGCTCCTACCGCCGCCATTTTGAAAGCTGGTTCCACGACAGCCGGGCGATGCCGGGTAAAATCCATGAAATGGAGTCGTATCACGGGATGCTCGCCTGCGTGATTGCGGGCGCTGGCCTGGCGCTGATGCCGCGCAGTATGCTGGAGAGTATGCCGGGCAGCCATCAGATAAGCACCTGGCCGCTGCCGGACGATAAACGCTATCTGGACACCTGGCTGCTGTGGCGCAGAGACGCTAAAACCCGCCAGCTTGACGCTTTTATCTCCCTGCTGGAAGCGCCTTAA
- a CDS encoding short-chain dehydrogenase has translation MPVSHEVIVVIGSGSIAQAIARRVGIGKHILLADITPENSEAAQQTLQQAGFRVSTAGVDVRSRESIQKLVGLACDLGEVKGVIHTAGLSPSQAAAQDILRVDLFGTAVVFQTFGQVIGAGGSGVVIGSQSSHRLDVDALTQAEADELATLPPEQLLELPRVKAIDDSLYAYQLSKRGNALRVMAEAVKWGRRGARINCISAGIVYTPLAYDELHSAERGEFYRNMLAKSPAGRGGTPDEIGALAEFLFGPNGAYISGSDILIDGGVTAAYKYGDLKA, from the coding sequence ATGCCCGTATCCCATGAAGTTATAGTTGTTATCGGCAGTGGGTCGATTGCCCAGGCGATTGCCCGCCGCGTAGGCATTGGCAAACATATTCTGCTGGCCGATATCACGCCGGAAAATAGCGAGGCCGCGCAACAAACATTGCAGCAGGCAGGCTTTCGGGTGAGTACCGCCGGTGTCGACGTTCGTTCCCGTGAATCTATTCAAAAATTAGTGGGTCTGGCTTGTGACCTGGGCGAAGTGAAGGGCGTGATACATACCGCCGGGCTTTCGCCTTCCCAGGCTGCCGCGCAGGATATTCTCCGCGTCGATCTCTTCGGTACGGCGGTAGTGTTTCAGACGTTCGGCCAGGTTATCGGCGCAGGCGGCTCCGGGGTAGTGATTGGCTCACAGTCCAGCCATCGGCTGGATGTGGATGCGCTCACGCAGGCCGAGGCCGACGAGCTGGCCACGCTGCCGCCGGAACAATTGCTGGAGCTACCGCGAGTCAAAGCCATTGATGACAGCCTGTATGCCTATCAGCTTTCAAAGCGAGGCAATGCGCTGCGGGTGATGGCCGAGGCGGTTAAGTGGGGGCGGCGAGGGGCGAGAATCAACTGCATCAGCGCCGGGATTGTTTACACGCCTTTGGCCTATGACGAACTGCACAGCGCCGAGCGTGGGGAGTTCTACCGAAACATGCTGGCAAAATCTCCGGCAGGAAGAGGCGGTACGCCAGATGAAATTGGCGCGCTGGCTGAGTTTCTCTTTGGCCCAAACGGCGCGTATATCAGCGGGAGCGATATCCTGATCGACGGCGGGGTCACCGCCGCTTATAAGTATGGCGATCTTAAGGCTTAA